In a genomic window of Scheffersomyces stipitis CBS 6054 chromosome 4, complete sequence:
- a CDS encoding predicted protein produces MSLTAGYEDGTFHYTLTKKSISGVFRTRAASNENIEEEEYASVIQELFPLDNEDVLEQERKYPNLQLSVKISAKAEYYDAETKELIEEDNDPNQNPVELSIKTDSRVPVTVAIIELTPVNLEEEPHLKDEGNLFNWMDLLLTQNQSMVSQIKSLQKTIETLKEENFQMHNGYQIAKNEYKFIIDDLEQKFYQVLNAKKDKIWELTKKTVPTNRVEHLNQEFLKDSSKLVAIDKDMIPDKLDDKYLKQRKRKTETKTEGSPKKRARRGRKKAESEEQEVEENKKDITVKEEEEEDLDVVAPRRRSLRRRSDVIVKKEPDSQAPLINSFSDREILNSVLEKSEDDEEDEEASEHEDGDEYDDDNDLYESNHSDDDYVEHDEDEEKIENENTQPDFGKSVDTVDLEAGKDKDSEKLVSDSTDIVSDSLEGQIQRSKVVLDFESSERIQLTGVKEERKEENEESNEANASQEALETDYGSSDDQEQNNHEEDELETRNIRNNGGDISEEEGKIGDNANKADTNADADKQVDANSKDAETDYSSDED; encoded by the coding sequence ATGTCCTTAACGGCTGGATATGAAGATGGAACGTTCCATTATACCCTCACCAAGAAATCTATATCTGGAGTGTTTCGTACTCGTGCTGCTTCAAACGAGAATATTGAGGAAGAGGAGTATGCGAGTGTCATACAAGAACTATTTCCACTTGACAATGAGGATGTACTTGAGCAGGAGAGGAAATATCCGAATCTCCAGCTTTCAGTAAAGATTTCTGCTAAAGCAGAATACTACGACGCTGAAACCAAAGAATTGATAGAGGAAGATAATGATCCCAATCAGAATCCGGTAGAATTGTCAATAAAGACAGACTCAAGGGTCCCTGTGACTGTTGCCATAATTGAACTTACACCAGTAAACTTAGAGGAAGAACCACATCTCAAGGACGAAGgcaatctcttcaattggATGGACTTACTATTAACGCAGAACCAGAGTATGGTATCGCAGATTAAAAGCTTGCAGAAGACAATAGAGACTttaaaagaagaaaacttccAAATGCACAACGGCTACCAGATCGCTAAGAATGAGTACAAGTTTATCATAGATGATCTAGAGCAGAAGTTCTACCAAGTATTGAATGCTAAGAAAGATAAAATATGGGAGTTGACCAAGAAAACCGTACCGACAAATCGAGTCGAACATTTAAACCAAGAATTTCTCAAGGATTCGTCGAAGCTAGTAGCAATTGATAAAGATATGATTCCGGATAAACTCGACGATAAGTACTTGAAGCAgaggaagagaaagacagaaACCAAAACTGAGGGTCtgccaaagaaaagagcCAGACGAGGAAGGAAAAAGGCAGAATCTGAGGAACAAGAGGTCGAAGAGAACAAAAAAGATATTACagtaaaagaagaagaagaagaagatttagACGTAGTGgcaccaagaagaagatcattACGTAGAAGAAGTGATGTAATAGTGAAAAAGGAACCAGATAGTCAAGCACCATTAATCAATAGTTTCTCGGACCGAGAGATATTGAACAGCGTTCTCGAAAAAAGCGaggatgatgaagaagatgaagaagcaagtGAACACGAAGATGGCGATGAGTATGATGATGACAATGATTTGTACGAATCAAACCATAGTGACGATGATTATGTGGAAcatgatgaagatgaagaaaagattgaaaatgaaaacaCACAGCCGGATTTTGGCAAATCTGTAGATACAGTTGATTTAGAGGCTGGGAAAGATAAAGATTCTGAGAAGTTAGTTCTGGATAGTACAGATATTGTTTCAGACAGTCTTGAAGGGCAGATACAGAGATCTAAGGTGGTTTTGGACTTTGAATCTTCCGAGAGAATCCAATTGACCGGTGTAAAGGAAGAGCgaaaggaagaaaatgaagagtCTAATGAAGCTAACGCTAGTCAAGAAGCCTTGGAGACAGATTACGGTTCTTCAGATGATCAGGAACAAAATAatcatgaagaagacgaactTGAAACTAGAAACATTAGAAACAATGGAGGTGACAttagtgaagaagaaggcaagaTTGGAGACAATGCAAATAAAGCAGATACCAACGCCGATGCAGATAAGCAGGTGGATGCGAATCTGAAAGATGCGGAGACGGATTATTCCTCCGATGAAGATTAA